A stretch of Natronococcus sp. CG52 DNA encodes these proteins:
- a CDS encoding sulfite exporter TauE/SafE family protein, giving the protein MVVATEVLVALVVLAFVGGVIVATIGPGGILIVTGLYLTTSLSSAEVAGTSSAIFTVGAVLGSLVYARSGEIDWWIAGVVSGAAAGGTWIGVRLNAYLSRGLYGLVLAALLAVVGGTIVYREYHDLEPRVELGRGGWDTAGFVGVGLVIGVSGGLLGIGGAALSAPALVLVGVPMLATIAITQVVVVATALFTTLNYLLLDAIVTALFVPITGAYLGGVGLGWWLAHRLDAGRLKLALGVALLGLAASLVI; this is encoded by the coding sequence CGATCGGCCCCGGCGGGATCCTCATCGTCACCGGTCTCTATCTCACGACGTCGCTCTCGAGCGCCGAGGTCGCGGGCACCTCGAGCGCCATCTTCACCGTCGGCGCGGTGCTGGGGAGTCTCGTCTACGCGCGCTCGGGCGAGATCGACTGGTGGATCGCCGGCGTCGTGAGCGGCGCCGCCGCGGGCGGGACATGGATCGGCGTGCGCCTGAACGCCTACCTCTCGCGGGGGCTGTACGGCCTCGTCCTCGCGGCGCTGCTCGCGGTCGTCGGCGGGACGATCGTCTACCGGGAGTACCACGACCTCGAGCCCCGCGTCGAACTCGGGCGGGGCGGGTGGGACACCGCCGGGTTCGTCGGCGTCGGACTCGTGATCGGCGTCTCCGGCGGGCTTCTGGGAATCGGCGGCGCGGCGCTCTCGGCGCCGGCGCTCGTGCTGGTCGGCGTGCCGATGCTCGCGACGATCGCGATCACGCAGGTCGTCGTCGTGGCGACCGCGCTGTTCACGACGCTCAACTACCTGCTCCTCGACGCGATCGTCACCGCCCTGTTCGTTCCGATCACGGGCGCGTACCTCGGAGGCGTCGGACTCGGCTGGTGGCTCGCTCACCGACTCGACGCGGGCCGACTCAAACTCGCACTCGGCGTCGCGCTCCTCGGCCTGGCGGCCTCGCTGGTGATCTGA
- a CDS encoding DUF4350 domain-containing protein, producing MSADRDVDRPRFALVALAVVVLVAIGWAGSTSTVAHDPYNPSGDGTSELRQQIESEPGLEYEAAAGYDGLEPDGTVAIASPPTDGDEADAEAFVRDGGTLVVVADSPEANTALSAVGAEARLDGQVLRDDRHYDRGPARPIATSVADHALTADVDRLALNRATAVEPNGATVLANTSEFSYLVDDPDATLGEDERPASHPVATVEAVSDGTVIVVGDSTLATNEMLEREDNARLLANVSADADRVVALSPGADDPPPLSGLHSAVLDRAGSLR from the coding sequence GTGAGCGCCGATCGAGACGTCGACCGCCCGCGGTTCGCGCTCGTTGCACTGGCGGTCGTCGTCCTCGTCGCGATCGGCTGGGCGGGTTCGACCTCGACCGTCGCCCACGATCCGTACAACCCGAGCGGCGACGGTACCAGCGAACTCCGACAGCAGATCGAGTCGGAACCCGGCCTCGAGTACGAGGCGGCCGCGGGATACGACGGGCTTGAGCCCGACGGAACCGTCGCCATCGCGTCGCCGCCGACCGACGGCGACGAGGCGGACGCCGAGGCGTTCGTCCGGGACGGCGGTACGCTCGTGGTGGTCGCCGACTCGCCCGAGGCGAACACCGCCCTCTCAGCTGTCGGCGCCGAGGCCCGACTCGACGGCCAGGTGCTCCGGGACGACCGCCACTACGACCGCGGGCCGGCGCGACCGATCGCGACGTCCGTCGCGGACCACGCGCTGACCGCGGACGTCGATCGGCTGGCGCTGAACCGCGCGACGGCGGTCGAGCCAAACGGCGCGACTGTGCTCGCGAACACGAGCGAATTCAGCTACCTCGTCGACGATCCGGACGCGACGCTCGGGGAAGACGAGCGCCCCGCCTCGCACCCCGTCGCGACGGTCGAAGCCGTCAGCGACGGGACCGTGATCGTCGTCGGCGACTCGACGCTCGCGACCAACGAAATGCTCGAGCGCGAGGACAACGCGCGGCTCCTCGCGAACGTCTCCGCCGACGCCGACCGCGTCGTCGCGCTCTCGCCGGGCGCCGACGACCCGCCGCCGCTTTCGGGACTGCACTCGGCCGTCCTCGACCGCGCGGGCTCGCTACGCTGA
- a CDS encoding twin-arginine translocation signal domain-containing protein codes for MDRRTVLKTTGAVATTVLLAGCSDDAEPDDSDEPDESAESDEAPDHNSSEDDEPEGFEDSLADQVDEDDEGVDVVQIDYDELDEPTDVYRVWSGDPTTFSFVDNHTFDGETALRCDIPRGGSDGSNAAYWFPENGYGQPLEVRQRAMVRLGDDWAMEAGDVCRFWCLGLNTEAGIQGSGGRGRPSGNDGWSSMLALTNRESRSNGEYKLAAYTYHLDQPWTSGEFELTDARVPADEWFALETEVVMNSIDDDEAVHDGEARCWIDGELAYERTDFRWTTIEEQAVEYAGPLVRYGGGETAPADLAIYYDEHELLADDIPDIPPYDQDPHFEDPANMDAYDGRVTYVNGDGTATYRFYVDGDVVHTDWSNVDGHQAMYNDTVDITPADASESGYAIVEATAEPNTVDGYLFNGEFVAIDADPDPVELWVSGEQVEPVDYPPSPTDA; via the coding sequence ATGGATCGTCGAACCGTCCTGAAGACGACCGGTGCCGTCGCAACGACGGTGCTGTTAGCAGGGTGTTCGGACGACGCCGAACCCGACGATTCCGACGAGCCCGATGAGTCGGCGGAGTCCGACGAGGCGCCCGACCATAACTCGTCCGAGGACGACGAGCCGGAGGGGTTCGAGGACTCGCTCGCGGACCAGGTCGACGAGGACGACGAGGGGGTCGACGTCGTCCAGATCGACTACGACGAACTCGACGAGCCGACCGACGTCTACCGGGTCTGGTCGGGCGACCCGACCACGTTTTCGTTCGTCGATAACCACACGTTCGACGGGGAAACGGCACTGCGCTGCGATATTCCTCGAGGCGGAAGCGACGGGAGCAACGCGGCGTACTGGTTCCCGGAGAACGGGTACGGACAGCCGCTCGAGGTCCGCCAGCGGGCGATGGTTCGACTGGGCGACGACTGGGCGATGGAGGCGGGCGACGTCTGCCGGTTCTGGTGTCTCGGCCTGAACACGGAGGCGGGAATCCAGGGCTCCGGCGGTCGCGGACGGCCGTCCGGAAACGACGGCTGGTCGAGCATGCTCGCGCTCACGAACCGGGAGAGTCGATCGAACGGCGAGTACAAGCTCGCCGCTTACACCTACCACCTCGATCAGCCGTGGACGAGCGGCGAGTTCGAACTGACCGACGCGCGGGTGCCGGCCGACGAGTGGTTCGCGCTCGAGACCGAGGTCGTGATGAACTCGATCGACGACGACGAGGCGGTACACGACGGCGAGGCTCGCTGCTGGATCGACGGCGAACTCGCCTACGAGCGAACCGACTTTCGCTGGACGACGATCGAAGAGCAGGCGGTCGAGTACGCCGGCCCGCTGGTGCGGTACGGAGGCGGTGAAACCGCGCCGGCAGACCTCGCGATCTACTACGACGAGCACGAACTGCTCGCCGACGACATTCCCGACATTCCGCCGTACGACCAGGATCCGCACTTCGAGGACCCTGCGAATATGGACGCTTACGACGGGCGCGTGACCTACGTCAACGGCGACGGGACCGCGACGTACCGCTTCTACGTCGACGGCGACGTCGTTCACACCGACTGGAGCAACGTCGACGGCCACCAGGCGATGTACAACGACACCGTCGACATCACGCCGGCTGACGCCTCCGAAAGCGGCTACGCGATCGTCGAGGCGACCGCGGAGCCGAACACCGTCGACGGCTACCTCTTCAACGGCGAGTTCGTCGCTATCGACGCCGATCCCGATCCCGTCGAGCTGTGGGTCTCCGGGGAACAGGTCGAACCCGTCGACTACCCGCCGTCTCCTACCGACGCGTGA
- a CDS encoding peptidoglycan bridge formation glycyltransferase FemA/FemB family protein, whose product MSLEVEHIDSIDAVNRNQWNNVIKQSELGCVFHRYEWLEAVEAGTDREPRHVLVSKKGNPIAVLPNFVTELGPVGQLKSIEPGYGGPVAMADEERALELLLDGVADRCNGRVLFNQFRTYDQGFVRYHNALRERGYELAVHSCRFVLDLTRGWNAIVEEMHGERRRGIRRGRESEFEVVEEPLTDAVLSDFYDDYTRVMDRVGMDAVPYSFLTELERVEDRIAIFSLRADGARRGTYLYITDDEQSSVQHLYTAVTADHFEYHAPELLHEHAIRWAIDRGYETYDLRGSTPDFRNGVFCFKEYFGAQPIPLLLWERGRPAPALSALNLGRTLSRRFGRT is encoded by the coding sequence ATGTCCCTCGAAGTGGAACACATAGATAGCATCGACGCGGTGAATCGGAACCAGTGGAACAACGTCATCAAACAGTCCGAACTCGGCTGTGTCTTCCATCGCTACGAGTGGCTCGAGGCGGTCGAGGCGGGAACGGACCGCGAGCCGAGACACGTCCTCGTCTCGAAGAAGGGGAACCCGATCGCCGTCCTCCCGAACTTCGTCACCGAGCTCGGACCGGTCGGTCAGCTGAAATCGATCGAACCGGGCTACGGCGGCCCGGTCGCGATGGCCGACGAGGAGCGGGCGCTGGAACTCCTGCTCGACGGCGTCGCCGACCGCTGTAACGGACGGGTCCTGTTCAACCAGTTTCGGACCTACGATCAGGGGTTCGTCCGCTACCACAACGCGCTCAGGGAGCGCGGCTACGAACTCGCCGTCCACTCGTGTCGGTTCGTGCTCGATCTCACCCGCGGCTGGAACGCGATCGTCGAGGAAATGCACGGCGAGCGCCGTCGTGGCATCAGACGCGGCCGCGAAAGCGAGTTCGAGGTCGTCGAGGAACCGCTGACCGACGCGGTGCTGTCCGATTTCTACGACGACTACACGAGGGTGATGGACCGCGTCGGGATGGACGCGGTTCCGTACTCGTTTCTGACCGAACTCGAGCGAGTCGAGGACAGGATAGCGATCTTTTCGCTCCGGGCCGACGGCGCGAGACGCGGCACGTACCTGTACATCACGGACGACGAACAGTCGTCGGTCCAGCACCTCTACACGGCCGTCACAGCGGACCACTTCGAGTACCACGCGCCGGAGTTGCTCCACGAGCACGCGATCAGGTGGGCGATCGACCGGGGCTACGAGACGTACGACCTCCGCGGCTCGACGCCGGACTTCAGAAACGGCGTGTTCTGCTTCAAAGAGTACTTCGGCGCGCAGCCGATCCCGCTGCTCCTCTGGGAACGGGGACGGCCGGCACCGGCGCTGTCGGCGCTGAACCTCGGTCGAACGCTTTCCCGGCGGTTCGGTCGGACGTAG
- a CDS encoding ATP-grasp domain-containing protein — MRTGPRVLLLDGDYPTALVIAQELSEDLGVTIVGAGTMRYSRLLRSNYCDVAVTIPSTDDPGYLEALRAVIRAHRPQFVLPVGYESAAVLESVRDDLPSFASVRLPDPDAFEVAADKAATMERAAALGIDVPTDYSRLVEEVDARGRPTGSLETLAFPVFLKARREAGGGRETTARVADPDRFWEVYDRLEAVAPTGDVLVQECITGPSPTYACGLFVRNGEIELRVAHEELRSVPRRGGSGTHLRLCRDPELEAAAAELLRELGWHGVALVEFKRRASGELVLMEINPKFWASYALASAHGYRFASTMVATALGLEDRLPARSPRPDGEMVFPLRELYYYACNREEERLLECLRAIAKPGVSWDVDRSDLGAWLTPPAGLVRKLPTVELSRSPDREPVPFTRR; from the coding sequence ATGCGAACGGGGCCGCGGGTGCTGCTTCTCGACGGCGATTACCCGACCGCGCTCGTGATCGCGCAGGAGCTGTCGGAAGATCTCGGGGTGACGATCGTCGGCGCGGGAACGATGCGGTACAGCCGGCTGCTTCGGTCGAACTACTGCGACGTCGCCGTCACGATCCCGTCGACCGACGATCCCGGCTATCTCGAGGCGCTGCGGGCCGTGATCCGCGCTCACCGCCCGCAGTTCGTCCTCCCCGTCGGCTACGAGTCGGCGGCCGTCCTCGAGTCGGTCCGGGACGACCTCCCGTCGTTCGCGTCCGTCCGTCTCCCCGACCCCGACGCGTTCGAGGTCGCCGCTGACAAGGCGGCGACGATGGAGCGGGCCGCCGCGCTCGGTATCGACGTGCCGACGGACTACTCGCGGCTCGTCGAGGAGGTCGACGCTCGGGGCCGGCCGACCGGATCGCTCGAGACCCTCGCGTTCCCGGTCTTTCTCAAGGCGCGGCGGGAGGCGGGCGGCGGCCGCGAGACGACGGCTCGCGTCGCGGATCCGGATCGGTTCTGGGAGGTTTACGACCGTCTCGAGGCCGTCGCGCCGACGGGGGACGTCCTCGTACAGGAGTGTATCACCGGCCCGTCGCCGACGTACGCGTGCGGGCTGTTCGTCCGCAACGGCGAGATCGAACTCCGCGTCGCCCACGAGGAACTGCGGTCCGTCCCGCGTCGCGGCGGCAGCGGAACCCACCTCCGGCTGTGTCGCGACCCCGAACTCGAGGCTGCGGCCGCCGAGTTGCTCCGGGAGCTCGGCTGGCACGGCGTCGCGCTCGTCGAGTTCAAGCGCCGAGCGAGCGGCGAACTCGTGCTCATGGAGATCAATCCGAAGTTCTGGGCGTCGTACGCGCTGGCGAGCGCGCACGGCTACCGGTTCGCCTCGACGATGGTCGCGACGGCGCTCGGCCTCGAGGATCGGTTACCCGCCCGGTCGCCGCGACCGGACGGCGAGATGGTGTTCCCGCTTCGAGAGCTGTACTACTACGCCTGCAACCGCGAGGAGGAGCGACTGCTCGAGTGTCTGCGAGCGATCGCAAAGCCGGGGGTTTCGTGGGACGTCGATCGGTCGGACCTGGGCGCGTGGTTGACGCCGCCGGCAGGACTCGTCCGCAAGCTGCCGACCGTCGAACTCTCCCGGTCTCCCGATCGCGAACCCGTTCCCTTCACGCGTCGGTAG